The following proteins come from a genomic window of Methanocella conradii HZ254:
- a CDS encoding aconitase X: MYLTKEEEAIYNGEHGPTLQKMMEILVALGDIYGADRLIPVKSAQIAGVSYKTIGDAGLEWIESLEGKAAVPAVLNPMGMDRDAWADMGIDRQFAEKQEQILKAYEKLGIKAECTCTPYYLERPKFGDHLAWSESSAVCYANSVLGARTNREGGPSALAAALVGKTANYGLHIRENRYPTVTVRVKEPIHGVEYGALGYVVGPRVGDGIPIFDLKGTPTEDELKHLGAALAASGSVALFHVLHVTPEQYILPPDRMEVERQELASEDDWEVPKRYFLPRNKIEVDMGGVRKLMGGQAEPDLIALGCPHASKEELEAILTALNGRHVKKEVWVCVGRSLGAKNKAIVDELRRHGIRVIYDTCMVVSPAASRFRRMMVNSGKALKYVPSMCGVDAVLGTTEECIEEACR, from the coding sequence ATGTACCTGACGAAGGAAGAAGAAGCGATCTATAATGGCGAACATGGCCCCACGCTACAAAAGATGATGGAGATACTCGTGGCGCTCGGCGACATTTATGGCGCAGACAGGCTGATACCGGTGAAAAGCGCCCAGATCGCGGGCGTCTCGTACAAGACCATAGGCGACGCTGGCCTCGAATGGATCGAGAGCCTGGAAGGCAAGGCAGCAGTGCCCGCAGTCCTGAACCCAATGGGCATGGACCGCGACGCATGGGCAGACATGGGCATAGACAGGCAATTCGCCGAAAAGCAGGAGCAGATCCTGAAAGCGTATGAAAAGCTGGGCATAAAGGCCGAGTGCACCTGTACCCCATACTACCTTGAGCGCCCGAAGTTTGGAGACCATTTAGCGTGGTCAGAGTCGTCAGCAGTGTGCTACGCAAACTCCGTGCTGGGCGCCCGAACGAACAGGGAAGGCGGGCCATCGGCGCTGGCCGCAGCGCTCGTGGGAAAGACTGCCAACTACGGCCTTCACATCCGGGAAAATCGCTATCCTACAGTAACTGTCAGGGTCAAAGAGCCTATCCACGGTGTAGAATATGGAGCGCTGGGCTACGTGGTAGGCCCCAGGGTGGGCGACGGCATACCGATATTCGACTTGAAAGGCACGCCAACGGAGGACGAGCTTAAGCACCTCGGAGCCGCGCTTGCGGCCTCGGGCTCTGTCGCGCTATTCCACGTGCTCCACGTGACGCCAGAGCAATACATCCTGCCCCCGGACAGGATGGAGGTGGAGCGCCAGGAGCTGGCCAGCGAGGATGATTGGGAGGTGCCGAAGCGGTATTTCCTGCCCAGGAACAAGATTGAAGTCGACATGGGAGGCGTCAGAAAGCTCATGGGTGGACAGGCGGAGCCGGACCTGATAGCGTTAGGCTGCCCTCACGCATCAAAGGAAGAATTGGAGGCTATTCTGACAGCCCTGAATGGGCGACACGTTAAAAAAGAGGTATGGGTGTGCGTTGGCCGCTCACTCGGGGCTAAAAACAAAGCTATAGTGGACGAGCTAAGGCGGCACGGCATCAGGGTCATCTATGATACGTGCATGGTCGTATCCCCGGCGGCCAGCCGCTTCAGGCGGATGATGGTCAACTCTGGAAAGGCGTTGAAGTACGTGCCATCCATGTGCGGAGTGGACGCCGTTTTGGGCACAACAGAGGAATGCATTGAAGAGGCGTGCAGGTGA
- a CDS encoding RAD55 family ATPase, giving the protein MKKIKTGILGLDDLLDGGFNEHSASILVGSAGTGKTTMALQFIRKGLELGNEAIYITLEESKEQIMAEARSMGWEDIGAYVENSSLVFLEAAGKDLADFIKEEMPEFVDDWKGSSARIAIDPLTPVIWAFDDKYEQRMLISQLFKETKKVGTVLSTIEEYSGEGGEETVIPMYLADNIVRIFTVPGTGNRMMNVLKTRQSWHSEVTYPYRFVLGIGIVVDTSELDGKRVKKLTPDLKLAINNAVANLPKRDAEQIKNVIKYLERADLGDMEPEQIVNMLIEDYKSEERVLDEPRVAS; this is encoded by the coding sequence ATGAAGAAGATTAAGACTGGTATACTAGGATTGGACGACCTCCTTGACGGAGGGTTCAACGAACACTCGGCAAGCATCCTCGTCGGCTCGGCCGGCACCGGAAAGACCACGATGGCCCTACAGTTTATAAGGAAAGGCCTGGAACTCGGAAATGAAGCAATATACATTACTCTGGAGGAATCGAAGGAGCAGATCATGGCCGAGGCCAGGAGCATGGGCTGGGAAGACATAGGCGCCTACGTGGAGAACAGCTCCCTGGTCTTCCTCGAGGCCGCGGGCAAGGATCTAGCCGACTTTATCAAGGAGGAGATGCCCGAATTCGTGGACGACTGGAAGGGCTCGAGCGCCCGCATCGCCATCGACCCGCTCACGCCCGTCATATGGGCCTTCGATGATAAGTACGAGCAGCGCATGCTCATCTCCCAGCTTTTTAAAGAGACCAAGAAGGTGGGCACCGTGTTGAGCACGATCGAGGAGTATAGCGGCGAGGGCGGCGAAGAGACTGTCATCCCCATGTACCTGGCGGATAACATCGTCCGCATTTTCACAGTGCCCGGCACGGGTAACCGCATGATGAACGTCCTTAAGACGCGCCAGTCCTGGCATAGCGAGGTGACCTACCCGTACCGTTTCGTGCTCGGCATCGGAATAGTAGTCGACACCAGCGAGCTTGACGGTAAGCGGGTTAAAAAGCTCACCCCGGATTTGAAGCTGGCCATCAACAATGCGGTGGCAAACCTGCCAAAGCGGGATGCCGAGCAGATAAAGAACGTTATAAAGTACCTGGAGCGCGCGGACCTTGGCGACATGGAGCCCGAGCAGATCGTCAACATGCTCATCGAGGACTATAAAAGCGAGGAAAGAGTGCTTGACGAGCCCAGGGTGGCCAGCTGA
- a CDS encoding roadblock/LC7 domain-containing protein, with the protein MEKVSALKRGNWKNNVERDLRGLLDKKGALGAIVTSRNGDVITQLFNKNMPRQKESALMQLVKKAVQAINGMRSSPLRRVVFETEEGAVVLYNADNAIIGCLLEKDYDMLSIMLEIKMVGDLIGSHLSVGELTKEEFERITRKSPDELKVLAYDLVGNITNHFGDNVANDVIRFTLEKNQPRWAAR; encoded by the coding sequence ATGGAAAAGGTATCCGCATTAAAAAGAGGCAACTGGAAGAACAATGTCGAGAGAGACCTCAGGGGCTTGCTCGATAAAAAAGGCGCGCTTGGCGCCATAGTCACTTCCAGGAATGGCGACGTGATCACGCAGCTTTTCAACAAGAACATGCCCAGGCAAAAGGAGAGCGCCCTCATGCAGCTCGTGAAAAAGGCCGTGCAGGCCATCAACGGGATGCGAAGCTCCCCCCTCCGCAGGGTCGTCTTCGAGACAGAAGAGGGCGCAGTAGTCCTTTATAATGCGGATAACGCCATCATCGGCTGCCTGCTAGAGAAGGACTATGACATGCTATCCATCATGCTGGAGATAAAAATGGTAGGAGACCTGATAGGAAGCCACCTTAGTGTGGGAGAGCTAACGAAGGAAGAGTTCGAGAGAATAACGCGCAAGAGCCCCGACGAGCTGAAAGTCCTCGCCTACGACCTCGTCGGGAATATCACCAACCACTTCGGCGATAACGTTGCCAACGATGTCATCAGGTTCACGCTAGAGAAAAACCAGCCCCGATGGGCCGCAAGGTGA
- a CDS encoding aminopeptidase: MRDVLGLREGEEVLIVTNFEGDVFPVARAVFEVTREMKGRPTMAIQGMKTIYDYAERLVLEAIRAEPDIIVSLSANKMGKDPYGLTIGYVGRDGKKYDHVFDLLMDGDKRIRGFWSPTTTVEMFERCVALDYGEMQATAARIKGALEGADEIHVTSPAGTDVYISVKGRKAFLDDGNFRLPGQGGNLPAGEVFISPAIASARGTIVFDGTIDLVPNAVIPKKPVKVTLKDGYVDKVTGGEEAKALLKVIRKGEQMAREKSLKAEERNARHIGELGIGINYKARMTGNLLEDEKVGKTVHFAIGSNYDNDAKALIHQDCLVLKPSMWVDGRQVMKDGRLLI; the protein is encoded by the coding sequence ATGAGGGACGTCCTGGGGCTCAGGGAAGGGGAAGAGGTGCTCATCGTCACCAACTTCGAGGGCGACGTGTTCCCTGTGGCGCGGGCCGTGTTTGAAGTCACGAGGGAGATGAAGGGCAGGCCAACCATGGCCATACAGGGGATGAAGACTATTTATGATTATGCCGAACGTCTCGTTTTGGAGGCGATAAGGGCGGAGCCGGACATTATAGTCTCACTATCGGCCAATAAGATGGGTAAAGACCCTTATGGGCTTACGATAGGCTATGTTGGCAGAGACGGCAAGAAGTATGATCATGTGTTTGACTTGTTGATGGATGGCGATAAGAGGATCAGGGGGTTCTGGTCGCCTACAACGACAGTCGAGATGTTCGAGCGGTGCGTGGCGCTGGACTATGGAGAGATGCAGGCCACAGCTGCCAGGATTAAGGGCGCCCTTGAAGGCGCGGATGAAATACACGTAACTTCCCCTGCGGGGACCGATGTTTATATATCGGTTAAGGGCCGCAAGGCTTTCCTCGATGACGGCAACTTCAGGCTTCCCGGGCAGGGCGGTAACCTGCCGGCCGGCGAGGTGTTCATTTCCCCTGCTATTGCGAGCGCGAGGGGCACCATCGTGTTCGATGGCACCATTGACCTCGTCCCGAACGCGGTAATTCCCAAGAAGCCGGTGAAGGTCACGCTTAAGGATGGCTATGTGGATAAGGTGACGGGCGGCGAGGAGGCAAAAGCGCTGCTCAAGGTCATCAGGAAGGGCGAGCAGATGGCACGTGAGAAAAGCCTCAAGGCGGAAGAGCGCAACGCCAGGCACATCGGCGAGCTGGGAATCGGGATTAACTACAAGGCCAGGATGACCGGCAACCTCCTGGAGGACGAGAAAGTGGGCAAGACGGTGCACTTTGCCATCGGCTCTAACTATGATAACGACGCCAAAGCCCTCATCCATCAGGATTGTCTGGTCCTGAAGCCCTCAATGTGGGTTGATGGCAGGCAAGTGATGAAGGACGGCAGGCTTCTCATCTAA
- a CDS encoding helix-turn-helix domain-containing protein: protein MTIADDVIMAAFQSDEEFRKTLEKAIKKDLGLSITEFGRRSGVSPSTLYKIMSGERDPNLGTLRQVIDAIREIEGLSREKFIAVIAARPVLDRISEREMLVDGKRIVVREYSAMTMEDAIVAAIKAERDGAQALVCAPIVSYTLEKIVRIPVATIMPGNSVVAAIETASRKVLTPS, encoded by the coding sequence ATGACTATAGCGGATGACGTGATCATGGCGGCATTTCAGTCTGACGAGGAGTTCAGGAAGACGCTTGAGAAGGCCATAAAAAAGGACCTGGGCTTGAGCATTACCGAGTTCGGGAGGCGTTCAGGGGTCTCCCCGAGCACGCTTTATAAGATAATGAGCGGGGAAAGAGACCCCAACCTCGGCACCCTTCGCCAGGTCATTGACGCGATACGCGAGATAGAGGGCTTGAGCCGGGAGAAGTTCATCGCCGTGATAGCGGCGCGGCCCGTGCTTGACCGCATCAGCGAGCGCGAGATGCTCGTGGATGGGAAGCGCATCGTGGTCCGTGAGTACTCTGCGATGACCATGGAGGACGCCATCGTGGCGGCTATTAAGGCGGAGAGGGATGGCGCCCAGGCCCTGGTTTGCGCCCCCATCGTTAGCTATACCCTTGAGAAGATCGTGCGCATCCCCGTGGCCACCATCATGCCCGGCAACAGCGTGGTCGCGGCCATAGAGACTGCTTCCAGGAAAGTGCTCACTCCATCCTGA
- a CDS encoding ABC transporter substrate-binding protein: MAIDNLIDRLKEDRLSRRTVLKLGAAAGIGLAGLGMAGCSSPSPTVSATPTSAPLKVKETVNIGYLTTDHDAPLYVAKTKGFLEKYGMKVKLVNFNSGPEIMTQMAGGSIDIGVAGVPPVILAYDKDPTVKIVAAVHKNGSGLFVKKGSGLKKFTDLKGKKIGSPGPGSIQDILVRQLCKKYGMSYETDVSMAKLPAGQWVGAVDAGTVDAVMAWEPYVTIAEMQGIGEVMLRSEDIMPGHPCDSIVATQTMISQYPDSVKAFLRAHRDAVELINSNPQEAAQIVSSPEWLADDTAIERAALEHIAFLYKPDEEYLSGTDTFSRALKEELGLTKKVYTRDELFDLTLISQI; the protein is encoded by the coding sequence ATGGCTATCGATAACCTCATTGATAGGCTTAAGGAGGATAGGCTCTCCAGAAGGACGGTGCTAAAGCTCGGGGCCGCGGCGGGCATAGGGCTTGCCGGCCTGGGCATGGCGGGATGCTCCAGCCCGAGCCCAACGGTTTCAGCGACCCCGACGTCGGCTCCGCTAAAGGTAAAAGAGACAGTGAACATAGGATACCTGACCACTGACCATGACGCTCCCCTTTACGTCGCTAAGACTAAAGGCTTCTTAGAGAAATACGGGATGAAAGTCAAGCTGGTCAACTTCAACTCCGGGCCGGAGATAATGACGCAGATGGCGGGAGGCAGCATCGACATCGGCGTGGCCGGTGTCCCGCCGGTCATACTCGCGTACGACAAGGACCCGACTGTCAAGATAGTGGCCGCCGTGCACAAGAACGGCTCCGGCCTTTTCGTGAAGAAGGGCTCTGGCCTGAAGAAGTTCACCGACCTGAAGGGCAAGAAGATTGGCTCCCCTGGCCCTGGCTCCATCCAGGATATCCTGGTCAGGCAGCTATGCAAGAAGTATGGGATGTCGTATGAAACCGACGTGTCGATGGCGAAGCTTCCCGCCGGGCAATGGGTGGGCGCGGTGGACGCAGGGACGGTCGACGCCGTGATGGCCTGGGAGCCTTACGTCACCATTGCCGAGATGCAGGGCATAGGCGAGGTCATGTTGAGGTCTGAGGACATAATGCCGGGCCATCCATGCGACTCCATCGTGGCCACCCAGACGATGATTAGCCAGTACCCGGACTCTGTCAAGGCCTTCCTGAGGGCGCACCGCGATGCGGTGGAGCTGATAAACTCTAACCCGCAGGAAGCGGCGCAAATCGTGTCCTCCCCCGAGTGGCTGGCAGACGATACCGCCATCGAGCGGGCGGCGCTCGAGCACATAGCATTCCTGTATAAGCCCGACGAGGAATACCTTTCAGGCACTGATACGTTCTCCAGGGCGCTAAAGGAGGAGCTGGGCCTCACTAAGAAGGTCTACACGAGGGATGAGCTGTTCGACCTGACCCTGATTAGCCAGATATGA
- a CDS encoding ABC transporter permease, producing the protein MMMEYISVPRWSKVLLQISGLLFIILLWELVTGVFHVFKWIVLPPPTDVFLTMFSMALDGSLFINAGWSLLRVLLGFLVASAVAVPLGVAMGWLPELSYIVDPIVEVIRPIPPIAWIGLALLWFGIGINSAIFLVFIGAFFPILLNTIAGVRNVEKRLIEVAYTFGASDWEVLRKVVIPAASPTIFTGMRVGMGIGWMCVVAAEMIAVKFGLGNMILEGSNLLQTDVVMVGMITIGFMGLAINVVFQAVGSRLFRWQQGIGREVA; encoded by the coding sequence ATGATGATGGAGTATATCTCCGTGCCCAGGTGGAGTAAAGTTTTATTGCAGATATCAGGCCTCCTGTTTATAATCCTGCTATGGGAGCTTGTAACAGGAGTGTTTCACGTTTTCAAGTGGATAGTCCTCCCTCCGCCTACCGACGTGTTCCTGACCATGTTCTCTATGGCCCTGGATGGTAGCCTTTTCATCAATGCGGGCTGGAGCCTGCTTAGGGTTCTCTTAGGCTTCCTCGTCGCCTCGGCCGTCGCGGTACCCCTGGGCGTGGCGATGGGCTGGCTGCCCGAGCTCTCTTACATAGTAGACCCCATAGTTGAGGTCATCCGCCCCATACCGCCAATCGCCTGGATAGGGCTGGCGCTCCTATGGTTTGGGATTGGAATCAACTCAGCGATATTTTTGGTCTTCATAGGGGCCTTCTTCCCCATACTCTTGAATACGATAGCAGGGGTGCGTAACGTTGAAAAGCGGCTCATAGAGGTCGCCTACACTTTCGGGGCCAGCGACTGGGAAGTGTTGAGAAAGGTCGTCATTCCCGCGGCGTCCCCCACGATATTCACCGGCATGAGGGTCGGCATGGGCATCGGCTGGATGTGCGTGGTGGCCGCCGAGATGATAGCGGTCAAGTTCGGCCTGGGCAACATGATCCTGGAGGGGTCGAACCTTCTTCAGACCGATGTCGTGATGGTGGGCATGATAACCATAGGCTTTATGGGGCTGGCCATAAACGTCGTTTTCCAGGCAGTGGGCAGCCGCCTGTTCAGGTGGCAGCAGGGCATCGGCAGGGAGGTGGCCTGA